In the genome of Triticum urartu cultivar G1812 unplaced genomic scaffold, Tu2.1 TuUngrouped_contig_4534, whole genome shotgun sequence, one region contains:
- the LOC125527966 gene encoding guanylate kinase 1-like (The sequence of the model RefSeq protein was modified relative to this genomic sequence to represent the inferred CDS: added 36 bases not found in genome assembly) — MLRAWRVLAYFMGEEAPEFRVDRITLGSKDCQQNAIVVGDKTYVIGRTDDDSKSTFGIKILDKLTQTWIMPTVLGAQPPSKSHSAILVNEEKILVVEKGISLNDSIWFLEIDTPFVKKQRKIKGSEVVSWSKGVLGVAQKPVVISGPSGVGKGTLIAKLMKEYPLKFGFSVSHTTRSPRVKEIDGVHYHFAGRSKMEQDISEGEFLEFAHVHGNLYGTSIEAVESVTDEGKRCILDIDVQGARSVRASSLEAKFIFVCPPSFEELEKRLRARGTETEEQIQKRLRNARAELDQSNSPGLFDHLLVNDNLESCYENLKKLLSLNDDHKDSDGCFIEDGKATACYSILSKTESEVFLQSETGEVVKGAASLLAVDLSSLTGGAPGRTRGLKIHSINSIDNGLKGIR, encoded by the exons GGTGAAGAGGCTCCTGAGTTTCGCGTTGACCGCATCACCTTGGGGTCCAAGGATTGCCAACAGAATGCCATAGTTGTTGGCGATAAGACA TATGTAATTGGCAGAACAGATGATGACTCAAAGTCAACCTTTGGCATTAAAATTCTGGACAAACTAACTCAGACTTG GATTATGCCGACAGTACTTGGAGCACAGCCTCCATCCAAGTCGCACTCAGCAATTCTTGTAAATGAGGAGAAGATATTGGTTGTTGAGAAGGGCATTTCCTTGAATGATTCCATCTGGTTCCTTGAG ATAGATACCCCCTTTGTTAAAAAACAGCGGAAAATCAAGGGTTCAGAAGTTGTTTCCTGGAGCAAGGGAGTACTTGGCGTTGCCCAAAAACCAGTTGTGATTAGTGGGCCATCTGGTGTTGGTAAAGGGACGCTGATAGCAAAATTGATGAAAGAGTACCCATTGAAATTTGGGTTCTCTGTTAGCCACACTACAAGGTCTCCAAGGGTGAAGGAAATAGATGGTGTCCACTACCATTTTGCTGGAAGAAGCAAGATGGAACAAGACATAAGTGAGGGGGAATTCCTTGAATTTGCTCATGTTCATGGAAATCTCTATGGGACGAGTATTGAAGCAGTTGAGTCTGTTACTGACGAGGGGAAG AGGTGCATTCTCGACATTGATGTCCAAGGAGCACGATCTGTGAGGGCTTCTTCTCTTGAAGCAAAATTCATCTTTGTATGCCCTCCGTCATTCGAGGAACTAGAGAAGCGCCTTCGGGCACG GGGCACAGAAACAGAGGAACAAATCCAAAAGCGTCTAAGGAATGCTCGTGCTGAGCTTGACCAGTCCAATTCACCAGGTCTTTTTGATCATCTTTTGGTGAATGATAACCTTGAATCATGCTATGAGAATTTGAAG AAGTTGCTTTCACTGAATGATGACCACAAAGATTCAGATGGTTGTT TCATCGAGGATGGGAAAGCAACTGCATGTTATTCTATCCTGTCCAAAACAGAGTCAGAAGTTTTTTTGCAATCTGAAACTGGCGAAGTAGTAAAAGGAGCTGCAAGCTT GCTGGCGGTCGACTTATCCTCTCTCACAGGTGGTGCTCCTGGACGAACAAGAGGTCTTAAGATACACTCAATTAACTCAATTGACAATGGTCTGAAGGGCATTAGATAA